In Zea mays cultivar B73 chromosome 7, Zm-B73-REFERENCE-NAM-5.0, whole genome shotgun sequence, the following proteins share a genomic window:
- the LOC100272258 gene encoding gibberellin receptor GID1L2, producing the protein MDPPSSDIVVDTPYFRIYSDRRIDRLVGTDTVPAGFDPTTGVTSKDVVVDSDAGVYVRLYLPDTATGSDDSKKLPVLVYFHGGGFVTHSAASPPYQSFLNTLAAKAGLLIVSVNYRLAPEHPLPAGYEDSFRALRWAASGSGDPWLSHHGDLARIFLAGDSAGGNFVHNIAVMAAASEVPVRIRGAVLLHAGFGGRERIDGETPESVALMEKLWGVVCLAATDGLNDPRINPLAAAAAPSLRNLPCERVLVCAAELDFLRPRNRAYYEALAASWRSGTVEWFESKGKEHVFFLYNPGCGEAVELMDRLVAFFAGN; encoded by the coding sequence ATGGATCCGCCGAGCTCCGATATCGTAGTCGACACTCCATACTTCCGCATCTACAGTGACCGGCGCATCGACCGCTTGGTCGGCACCGATACCGTGCCGGCGGGCTTTGATCCCACCACCGGCGTCACCTCCAAAGATGTCGTTGTAGACAGCGACGCCGGCGTCTACGTTCGCCTGTACCTCCCGGACACGGCTACGGGGTCCGATGATTCCAAGAAGCTCCCGGTGCTAGTCTACTTCCACGGCGGCGGCTTTGTCACCCACTCGGCAGCGTCTCCGCCCTATCAGTCCTTCCTCAACACCCTGGCCGCGAAGGCCGGCCTGCTCATCGTCTCCGTGAACTACCGCCTCGCGCCAGAGCACCCGCTGCCTGCAGGCTACGAGGACTCCTTCCGCGCGCTCAGGTGGGCGGCCTCTGGTAGTGGGGACCCCTGGCTGTCACATCACGGCGACCTGGCCCGCATCTTCCTGGCCGGCGACAGCGCCGGCGGGAACTTCGTCCACAACATCGCTGTGATGGCAGCCGCGTCGGAGGTGCCAGTGCGAATCAGGGGCGCGGTCCTCCTGCACGCGGGGTTCGGTGGCAGGGAGCGCATCGACGGAGAGACGCCGGAGTCTGTGGCGCTGATGGAGAAGCTGTGGGGGGTCGTGTGCCTCGCGGCGACGGACGGCCTGAACGACCCGCGGATAAATCCGTTGGCTGCCGCCGCGGCGCCGAGCCTGCGGAACCTGCCGTGTGAGAGGGTGCTCGTCTGCGCGGCAGAGTTGGACTTCCTGCGGCCGAGGAACAGGGCGTACTACGAGGCCCTCGCGGCAAGCTGGCGGAGCGGCACGGTGGAGTGGTTCGAGTCGAAGGGCAAGGAGCACGTCTTCTTCCTCTACAACCCCGGCTgcggcgaggccgtggagctcaTGGATCGACTGGTCGCGTTCTTTGCTGGGAACTGA